The Nitrospirota bacterium genome has a window encoding:
- a CDS encoding response regulator transcription factor, protein MIKPRILLAEDHPLVRDALLGLLGELGKVVGAVRDGHALVEAAQWLNPDIIISDISMPKLNGLDAVRALQNCAPQSKVIILTTYQEPAYLTLAFDAGARGFILKNTALLTELPQALLHVLAGDRYIGLGVKGEWMPVDGGRVPIQLSRT, encoded by the coding sequence ATGATAAAGCCACGTATCTTACTTGCCGAGGATCATCCTTTGGTAAGGGATGCCTTGTTGGGCCTCCTGGGCGAGCTGGGTAAAGTCGTGGGGGCGGTGAGAGACGGGCATGCGCTCGTAGAAGCGGCACAATGGCTGAATCCGGACATTATTATTTCGGATATTTCGATGCCAAAGCTGAATGGCCTCGACGCCGTTCGTGCCCTGCAAAACTGTGCACCACAGAGCAAAGTGATCATTTTGACGACCTATCAGGAACCGGCATACCTGACCTTGGCATTCGACGCGGGGGCTCGCGGCTTTATCCTCAAGAACACTGCCCTCCTTACAGAATTGCCTCAAGCCCTTTTGCACGTGCTCGCCGGCGATCGCTATATCGGGCTAGGGGTGAAGGGGGAGTGGATGCCAGTTGATGGAGGCAGGGTTCCGATACAGCTATCGAGGACGTAG
- a CDS encoding DUF2934 domain-containing protein: MKAQTSKQTAEKKLHRPPAKQGAEATAPAKPKRQGQPSFDDLQARITVRAYELYAERGYRTGCALEDWVDAEREILSREFPV, translated from the coding sequence ATGAAAGCACAGACCTCAAAACAGACGGCTGAGAAGAAGCTGCACCGCCCGCCGGCAAAGCAGGGCGCAGAAGCAACAGCACCCGCCAAGCCCAAGCGTCAGGGGCAACCCTCATTCGATGATCTACAAGCGCGCATCACGGTACGGGCCTATGAATTGTACGCCGAGCGGGGCTACCGGACTGGTTGTGCGTTGGAGGATTGGGTGGATGCCGAGCGGGAAATCCTGAGTCGTGAATTTCCTGTATAG
- a CDS encoding IS630 family transposase: MSRMAEPIVLSPDERVILSTWAHGRRFPVRLVQRARIIQMAAEGLLSQHIAQHLNISRPTVQLWRQRFLALRCAGLEQDAPRPGRIPRISERAVRAVVEATLHTTPPAATHWSTRRMAEAHGLSEATIRRIWKRHHLKPHLVKTFKSSRDQHFIEKLYDVVGLYLNPPDKALVLCVDEKSQIQALDRTQPGLPLKKGRCGTMTHDYKRHGTTTLFAALSMLDGTIIGDCMPRHRHQEFIRFLKKIDTDTRAELDVHLIVDNYGTHKHPRVKRWLQRHPRFQLHFIPTSSSWLNMVERWFRELTDKRIRRGSFTSVPELIAAIRDYLDHHNQNPRVFVWTASVERILSKVAKCKEALDALH, translated from the coding sequence ATGAGTCGGATGGCCGAGCCCATCGTGTTGTCTCCCGATGAACGCGTCATCCTCTCCACCTGGGCGCACGGGCGGCGCTTCCCCGTGCGATTGGTGCAACGCGCACGGATTATCCAGATGGCCGCCGAGGGCCTCCTGAGTCAGCACATCGCCCAACACTTGAATATCTCCCGCCCAACGGTGCAGCTGTGGCGACAACGGTTTCTGGCGCTGCGCTGTGCGGGCTTGGAACAGGACGCCCCGCGCCCTGGACGGATTCCACGCATCTCGGAGCGGGCAGTGCGCGCGGTGGTCGAGGCGACGCTCCACACTACGCCTCCCGCGGCGACACATTGGAGTACCCGACGCATGGCCGAGGCGCACGGGCTGAGCGAGGCCACCATCCGCCGCATCTGGAAACGACACCACCTCAAGCCGCATCTGGTCAAGACCTTCAAGAGCAGCCGCGATCAGCATTTTATCGAGAAGCTCTACGATGTCGTCGGCCTGTACCTCAATCCCCCGGACAAAGCCTTGGTCTTGTGTGTCGATGAGAAAAGCCAAATCCAGGCCCTCGACCGCACCCAGCCAGGCCTCCCCTTGAAGAAGGGCCGCTGCGGCACCATGACGCACGATTACAAGCGCCACGGCACCACCACGTTGTTCGCAGCCCTGAGCATGCTCGATGGCACGATCATCGGCGACTGCATGCCGCGGCATCGGCACCAGGAGTTCATTCGGTTCCTCAAGAAGATCGATACCGACACGCGGGCCGAACTTGATGTGCATTTGATCGTGGACAACTATGGCACCCACAAACACCCCCGTGTGAAACGCTGGCTGCAACGACATCCACGGTTCCAGCTGCACTTCATTCCGACGTCGAGTTCGTGGTTGAACATGGTTGAGCGATGGTTCCGTGAGCTCACTGACAAGCGGATCCGTCGCGGCAGTTTCACCAGTGTCCCGGAACTGATTGCCGCGATCAGAGACTACCTGGACCATCACAACCAAAACCCTCGCGTGTTCGTCTGGACGGCGTCAGTGGAACGGATCCTGAGCAAAGTCGCCAAATGTAAAGAAGCGTTGGACGCACTACACTAG
- a CDS encoding response regulator transcription factor, whose product MKKPRVLMADDHSMILAGLRKLVEAECEVVGTVEDGRALVAAARKLRPDLILLDISMPLLNGLEAARQLRTLVPESKLIFLTMHASPTYATEAFQAGASGYLLKRSAASELSLAIKSVLQGQHYLTPSLTKEVLDSVLNPSSVERGKPLAAVLTARQREVLQLVAEGRGTKDIATILNVSVKTVEFHKTRIMQQLDIHTTADLTKYAITHGITGL is encoded by the coding sequence ATGAAAAAACCGCGGGTTCTTATGGCCGATGACCATTCGATGATCCTCGCCGGCTTGCGGAAGCTGGTGGAGGCTGAGTGTGAGGTGGTGGGCACGGTGGAAGACGGGCGGGCACTGGTGGCGGCGGCGCGGAAGCTGCGGCCGGATTTGATTCTCCTGGACATCTCGATGCCGCTCTTGAACGGCCTCGAAGCGGCCAGGCAACTTCGCACCCTGGTGCCGGAAAGCAAACTGATCTTCCTCACCATGCATGCCAGCCCGACCTATGCGACCGAAGCGTTCCAGGCCGGGGCCTCCGGCTATCTCCTCAAGCGCTCCGCAGCGTCAGAACTCAGTCTGGCGATCAAATCTGTCCTCCAAGGGCAACACTATCTTACCCCGTCGCTCACGAAGGAGGTGCTGGACTCAGTCCTCAATCCGTCCAGCGTCGAACGAGGCAAGCCTCTGGCTGCGGTCCTCACGGCGCGCCAGCGGGAAGTCTTGCAGCTTGTCGCTGAGGGCCGAGGCACGAAGGATATCGCCACGATTCTCAACGTGTCGGTGAAAACGGTGGAATTCCATAAGACCCGTATCATGCAGCAACTGGACATTCATACCACGGCTGACTTGACGAAGTATGCGATCACCCACGGAATCACCGGCCTCTAA
- a CDS encoding PAS domain S-box protein, with amino-acid sequence MAKKSGKSRKTTELRRQAEELLRATKREVAAMPLKDVQQLVYGLRIREIELEMQNKELRRAEDALRLAKFSMERAADAVYWIDPQAKVLDANEAASLMLGYSKEELCAMTVHDLNPDFQANMWPGFWAETQRHGTMVFETAHRAKNGRLVPIEVSVNYLSYGGKEYHCAFVRDITKRKQAQAALRSSELFLDSIVENIPDMIFVKDAQQLKFVRLNRAGEELLGRARTELIGKSDYDFFPKEEADFFTGKDQEVLRDGHFLDIPEEPILTKGKGPRFLHTKKIPLFDEMGHPQYLLGISEDITERKRTEEALQASEIFSRSVLNSLSALICVLGKDGIILKTNDAWKEFSCRNSNRLVPPIDSGENYLDLCRRAIADGDPAAQAIVEGIEIVLRGSQPIYSSEYACLSSEKEQWFLMRVTPLKESKGVVVSHTDISERVQMGRELENHARLLGEKQEELESLTGKLIEAREQECKRIARELHDDFNQRLAALSVELENLERSPVAPPVSIARQLAVIRGQMVQLSDDLHDLAYRLHPSLLDHVGLEAAVRDHIAEFTKRTGLPVRFTAREVPMRLSPEIATNLFRVVQESLQNVSKHAKATDVTVKLSGSSKGIGVSVRDDGKGFDLGDKSARLKGLGLVSMEERTHGLGGFLRIHSFEMGGTKVCAWIPLAPEGA; translated from the coding sequence ATGGCCAAGAAATCCGGCAAATCCAGGAAGACTACGGAGCTCCGCCGGCAGGCGGAAGAGTTGCTGCGGGCGACGAAGCGCGAGGTGGCGGCCATGCCGCTCAAGGACGTCCAACAGCTCGTGTATGGACTGCGGATCCGTGAGATCGAGCTGGAAATGCAGAACAAGGAGCTGCGCCGGGCGGAAGATGCCTTGCGGCTTGCAAAATTCTCGATGGAAAGGGCTGCTGATGCGGTGTACTGGATCGACCCGCAGGCCAAGGTCTTGGATGCGAACGAGGCAGCCAGCCTGATGCTGGGCTATTCGAAAGAAGAGTTGTGTGCCATGACTGTCCACGATCTGAATCCCGATTTCCAAGCGAACATGTGGCCGGGGTTTTGGGCAGAAACTCAGCGGCACGGGACCATGGTGTTTGAGACTGCCCATCGGGCCAAGAATGGCCGTCTGGTTCCCATAGAAGTGAGTGTCAATTATCTCTCCTACGGTGGAAAGGAATATCACTGTGCGTTTGTGCGCGACATTACCAAACGGAAGCAGGCGCAGGCAGCGCTCCGAAGCAGCGAATTATTCCTCGACTCCATTGTGGAGAACATCCCGGACATGATTTTCGTGAAGGATGCCCAGCAGTTGAAGTTTGTTCGATTGAACAGGGCCGGTGAGGAGCTTCTCGGTCGTGCGCGCACTGAACTTATTGGAAAGTCGGATTACGATTTTTTCCCCAAGGAAGAAGCGGATTTTTTCACCGGAAAGGATCAAGAGGTACTCAGGGACGGACATTTCCTCGATATCCCAGAAGAGCCCATTCTCACCAAAGGAAAAGGACCGCGCTTCTTACACACCAAAAAGATTCCTCTCTTTGACGAAATGGGGCATCCGCAATATCTATTGGGGATTTCCGAAGACATCACCGAGCGGAAGCGTACGGAGGAGGCATTGCAGGCGAGCGAAATTTTTTCTCGTTCTGTCCTGAACTCGCTCTCCGCACTTATCTGCGTGCTGGGCAAGGACGGGATCATCTTAAAGACGAACGATGCCTGGAAAGAGTTTTCCTGCCGCAACTCAAATCGCCTGGTTCCCCCTATCGATTCCGGAGAGAATTATCTCGATCTATGCCGTCGGGCGATCGCCGATGGAGATCCGGCAGCTCAGGCCATTGTCGAAGGTATTGAAATCGTGCTCAGAGGCAGTCAACCGATTTATAGTTCGGAATATGCCTGTCTTTCGTCCGAAAAAGAGCAATGGTTTCTGATGCGGGTCACTCCCCTGAAAGAGTCGAAGGGTGTCGTCGTTTCGCACACGGATATCTCGGAGCGGGTCCAAATGGGGCGGGAGTTAGAGAATCATGCCCGCCTGCTTGGCGAAAAGCAGGAGGAGTTGGAATCCCTGACGGGGAAGCTGATCGAAGCCCGGGAACAGGAGTGCAAAAGGATCGCGCGCGAACTGCACGACGACTTCAATCAACGACTGGCAGCTCTGTCCGTCGAACTCGAGAACCTGGAGCGATCTCCTGTTGCCCCACCGGTATCGATCGCCCGACAACTCGCAGTCATTCGAGGACAGATGGTGCAACTCTCCGATGACCTGCACGATCTGGCTTACAGGCTGCATCCCTCGTTGCTGGATCACGTCGGTTTGGAAGCCGCCGTGCGGGACCATATCGCCGAGTTCACGAAGCGGACCGGGTTGCCCGTGAGGTTTACCGCTCGTGAGGTACCGATGCGGCTCTCGCCGGAGATTGCCACTAACCTGTTTCGTGTGGTGCAGGAAAGTCTGCAGAATGTGTCCAAACATGCCAAGGCGACTGATGTGACGGTCAAGCTGAGCGGCTCCTCCAAAGGGATCGGTGTATCGGTGCGCGATGACGGCAAGGGGTTCGATCTCGGAGACAAGAGTGCTCGCTTGAAGGGACTCGGCCTGGTCAGCATGGAGGAGCGCACGCATGGGCTGGGCGGGTTTCTCAGGATCCATTCATTCGAGATGGGCGGCACGAAGGTCTGCGCCTGGATCCCACTTGCTCCGGAGGGGGCATGA